The region GCGCGGCACAGGCCATCGGTATGACCGGACATGTCTTCACCGGTCTTGCCGACCTGGTCGAAATCGTCAACCTCTGGCTACCGGCCGGCACGACGTCATCCTCTCCGACGCGCGGCGTGCACAAGGGGAGCACCTTGCCGTAACCATGTCCGAGTAGCGGCTTTTTGTCAGAAATTGACAATCGATGTACGGGGGAATGCGTATCCCGGTGCGTCGTTCAAGCCGCTGACGCACCAAGAACCAGCCAGCGGGTTTCACCGTTCATCGGTCAGTTTCGGCCATATATTAACCGGTTGATTTCAGCCAGACTCAAGGAGGTCGAGTGAATGTTCGGTGAGTATAAGAAAAATGCGCCCCGCAGTTCACCGGCCTGCGGGGGTGCGTAGCAATATATTGCCCCGCAGGGCTTCTTGATCCTGCCCCCGTGGTTCGGCAACCTTCCCGATATGGTGATCGCATTGGGAGAAGAGGCCAGATGCTGGACGGCGCGATGCCTTGACGACGACTCCACCGTGAGGCCGGGTTCAGCGGAGGGAATTCGGACTGCCCGCGGCGCACACCGGCGCCCGGTGCATATCAATGCCGCCGCACGAAACGTATCCGGCTCTTCGCGAAAGGAACGCACATGAGTATTTCCGCCGCCCCGGCACAGGTGCGCAAACTCGTCGGCGCCTTCGTGGACGCACCGGACGACCGTCTCGACACGGAGTTCCAGCAGCTGGCCGGCGCGGTGTGGCGGGACGGCGCCGTGACCGGCCTCGCCCACCCGGCCGTGCGGGAACTCGCGACCTGTTTCGACGCCGTGGACAACCGCAGGAAGGGATACCTGGCGGTTTTGCTCGGCCTCCTCGCCGAGGCCGAGTACCCCGCCACCGACGGCCCGGTCGCCACCGCGGTCGGCGACGGCCTCGACACCTACATCGGCCTGCTGGGCGGCCTCGACGCGGGCGACCCGCTCGGTCTGGCGCTGGTCTACCTGCTGGCGCACTTCCCCGCGGGCCGGGACCGCATTCTCGCCGCGGCCGGGCCGGCCGGCGCCGGCCTCGATGAGGACGACCATTCGCGGCTCGACCGTGCGCTGGCCGCCCTGGATCCCGACCGCCCGGTCCTCGGCCGGGTGTTCCCCTCGCCGTCCGCCTGGCGGACCTACGGGACGGAGGGGGACTTCGACCAGCGCTGGGTCGAGACCATGTCGCCGGACCAGATCGTACGCGGCTGGCAGGCCGACACCCGGACGGCCTTCGCCGGCCTCGGCGCCAAGGCCCACTGGGCGGTGCGCAATCGGACATCCCCCGCCACCCCGCCCGCGGTCACCTTCCCGCCGGGCGACCGGATCCCGCGCGCGACCGACCTGGACGCCGGTGTCTTCGCCGCCCACGCGGCGGCGCTGCGCTGCCCGGGCTGCGGAGGCGCGTTCGAGTTCGGCCGGCACCGGGCGCACTGCGGGAAATGCGACGCGGCGTACCCGATCACGTCCGGCATCCTGGACCTCACCAAGTCCACCGCCGGGGATCAGGCCGACGACTTCAAGTTCATGCTCGCCGAGTCGCCCCACATGGCCCTGTTCTACGAGCTGGTCGCCCGCCCGAACTTCCTGCGGCTCAACGGCAGCAACTGGGACGGCGCGGTGACCCCCGACGTCGAGGACGCGTACATCGCACAGCATGTCCGACCGGTCGACGGCCCGGTGCTCGACCTCGCCGCCGGAGCGGGCCGCTGGACCGGGAAGCTCGCGGACACCGTGGGCGCCGGCCGGGTCATCGCGCTCGACCTGAACGGCCCGATGCTCTCGATGCTGCGCGCCCGGCTCGCCGGGGTCCCGGCCCTCATGTCCGGCGCCACGCCGCTGCCCTTCAACGACGCGAGCCTGGGCGCGGTGCTGTGCTGGAACGCCCTCCAGGCGTTCCCCGACGACGCGCCCGCGGCCATCGCCGAGGTCGGGCGGTGCCTGCGTCCCGGCGGCACGTTCACCCTGATGACCTACCGGAATTCCGACGATCCCGTGTACCGCCACTTTGTCGCCTCGCACACCTTCTCCCAATACTCGGGTGGGCCGCGCCCGTTCGACCTGGACACGCTCAAGGAGTCGCTGGCCGCCGCCGGCCTGCGGATACGCGACGAATGGGGCCCTGGCACCTTCGTCTTCATCACCGCCGAGCGCGTCTAGGGCGGCCGGACGGGACCCGTCAGCCCGGCCGGACCCACTGCCGCCGGCGGTCGTGCGCGGCGACGACGTGACCGCCGGCGGGACCGATGACATGACCGCCGGCATGACGGCCGGCATGACCGACGGCACGACCGACGGTGTGACCGGAAACGACCTGGTCGGCGTCTCGCGGGTGCGACAATCACCCGCCGTCTGTCGACAACTTGGCGGCAGCTTGGGGTCCGTTTTCGCTGCCTTGACGGGCCTGTGCGGCGCTGCCTAGCGTCGATTGTCATGACTGCATCACGTCAATCGGGACATCCGCCGCCGGACCGGGTCCGCGTGCTGGTCGTGGGCGCCGGTCCGGCCGGCATGGTGGCCGGCATCACCCTGGCCGGCTACGGAATCGACGTCCTGCTCGTCGAGAAGCGGACGCGGGCCTCGGCCCTGTCGCGCGCCATGCTGATCAGCACCCGGACCATGGAGCTGATGCGCAGATGGGGCCTGGAGGCGGCGGTACGCGCCGAGGCGAGCGACGTCGAGGCGTACACCTACGTCACGGAGTCGCTGACCGCCGGCACGGGCAGCGACCTGCCGATGGCCATCCCGACCCGGCCCGAGGCGGCCGTGGTCAGCCCGACCCGGCCCGCCTGGGCGCCGCAGGACTCCATCGAGCCGATCCTGTTCGCCCATCTGCGGACGCTGCCGACCGCGGAAGTACGCCTGGGCTGTGAGCTGACCGGGCTCCGCCAGGACGACGACGGCGTCCAGGCGACACTGCTGGACTCGCGGACCGGGACCGCCCACGTGATCGAAGCGCGCTACGTGATCGGCGCGGACGGCCCGTACAGCACCGTGCGCGAGCAAC is a window of Streptomyces sp. NBC_01477 DNA encoding:
- a CDS encoding class I SAM-dependent methyltransferase, producing the protein MSISAAPAQVRKLVGAFVDAPDDRLDTEFQQLAGAVWRDGAVTGLAHPAVRELATCFDAVDNRRKGYLAVLLGLLAEAEYPATDGPVATAVGDGLDTYIGLLGGLDAGDPLGLALVYLLAHFPAGRDRILAAAGPAGAGLDEDDHSRLDRALAALDPDRPVLGRVFPSPSAWRTYGTEGDFDQRWVETMSPDQIVRGWQADTRTAFAGLGAKAHWAVRNRTSPATPPAVTFPPGDRIPRATDLDAGVFAAHAAALRCPGCGGAFEFGRHRAHCGKCDAAYPITSGILDLTKSTAGDQADDFKFMLAESPHMALFYELVARPNFLRLNGSNWDGAVTPDVEDAYIAQHVRPVDGPVLDLAAGAGRWTGKLADTVGAGRVIALDLNGPMLSMLRARLAGVPALMSGATPLPFNDASLGAVLCWNALQAFPDDAPAAIAEVGRCLRPGGTFTLMTYRNSDDPVYRHFVASHTFSQYSGGPRPFDLDTLKESLAAAGLRIRDEWGPGTFVFITAERV